The Cylindrospermopsis curvispora GIHE-G1 genome contains a region encoding:
- a CDS encoding ChuX/HutX family heme-like substrate-binding protein: MNTTLKEFLAACETLGTLRLIVTSSAAVLEARGKIEKLFYAELAKGKYANMHNDGFEFHLNMDKIVEVKFETGEAKRGNFTTYAIRFLDEKKEAALSLFLQWGKPGEYEPGQVENWLELREQYGEVWQPLPVTSL; the protein is encoded by the coding sequence ATGAACACAACATTAAAGGAATTTTTGGCAGCTTGCGAAACTTTAGGAACTTTACGACTAATTGTTACTAGCAGTGCTGCTGTTTTAGAAGCAAGGGGTAAAATAGAAAAATTATTCTATGCGGAATTAGCTAAGGGGAAATATGCTAACATGCACAATGATGGATTTGAATTTCATTTAAATATGGATAAAATTGTGGAGGTGAAGTTTGAAACAGGGGAAGCAAAAAGGGGCAATTTTACCACTTATGCCATCAGATTTTTAGATGAGAAGAAAGAAGCGGCGCTGAGTTTATTTTTACAATGGGGTAAACCGGGAGAATATGAACCGGGACAGGTAGAAAACTGGCTAGAATTAAGGGAACAATAT